One Ranitomeya imitator isolate aRanImi1 chromosome 1, aRanImi1.pri, whole genome shotgun sequence DNA window includes the following coding sequences:
- the LOC138676742 gene encoding uncharacterized protein, with protein sequence MMSFPCPTLFFFHPPFWNLHIKMSGRAERRPDDSPRIQLRTPHRIAILGLMLLILNRHACQRRQRRRVQKRLWVHPLVEDRTEKGHFHVLYNDLRRYPEKFISFCRLPIIAFDRLLTILAPHLTLQDTVMRKSISAEERLLITLRFLATGESYTSLHLQFRVGKSTISNIVRCTCTVIWQKLQPMVMPSPTEETWLQVAAGFQSVANFPNCIGAVDGKHVRVQQPPRSGSRFFNYKKYFSVVLMAVADAHYKFVAIDVGAYGSTGDSRVLRTSQIGMQILRDGGTLPAPRPLPGSTHPVPFVMVSDEAFPLTTTLLRPYPRRGLDARRRIFNYRLSRARRYVECTFGTMTSQWRIFHTAIQLDTDTVDAVIKACCVLHNYAREYNTDVDVEYQQPVFNPVDNGGLGRPSNSGVRVRESFTDYFMSPEGAVHWQYSCAGVEQPDQQRRMHLH encoded by the exons atgatgtcatttccttgtccaacccttttcttcttccatcctccattttggaacttacacatcaaaatgagtggacgtgcagagcgtcgtccagatgacagcccacggatccagctccgcacgccacaccggattgcgatcctggggttgatgcTTCTAATTTTGAATCGACATGCATgtcag cggcggcagagaagacgtgtgcagaaacgattgtgggtgcacccgcttgtagaagaccgaactgagaaggggcactttcacgtgctgtacaatgatttgaggag atatcctgaaaaatttatatcgttttgtcggttaccaattattgcctttgacagactgcttaccatcctggcaccccatttaacactgcaagacacggtaatgaggaagtccatctctgctgaagaaaggctgctcatcaccttgcg atttttggccacaggagagagctatacatccctgcacctccaatttagagttggtaaatctaccatctctaacattgtgaggtgtacatgtaccgtcatctggcagaagttgcagcccatggtgatgccttccccaaccgaggagacttggctgcaggttgcagcaggctttcagtctgtggccaatttcccaaactgcataggtgcagtcgatggtaaacatgttcgggttcagcagccaccacgatcaggatcacgcttctttaattataagaagtatttttcagtggtcctgatggcggtggctgatgcccattacaaatttgttgccattgacgttggtgcctatggtagtactggggattctcgggtgttgcgaacgtcacagattgggatgcaaattcttcgagatggcggcacgctcccagccccacgacctttgccgggttccacacatccagtgccgttcgtgatggtatcggatgaggcgtttcccttaacgacaaccctgctgcgcccatacccacgaaggggactggatgcccgacggaggatttttaattatcggctgagtcgtgcacgcagatatgtggaatgcacctttgggaccatgactagtcagtggaggatctttcacactgccattcagttggacacagacaccgttgatgctgtgataaaggcttgctgtgtactccacaactatgctcgtgagtacaacactgacgttgatgtggagtaccagcagccagtatttaatccagttgACAACGGGGGTCTGGGTAggccgtccaactctggtgtgcgtgtgagagaatccttcactgactactttatgagtcctgaaggtgccgtgcactggcaatactcctgtgctggtgttgagcagcctgaccagcagagaaggatgcatctacactga